The Niastella koreensis GR20-10 genome includes a window with the following:
- the odhB gene encoding 2-oxoglutarate dehydrogenase complex dihydrolipoyllysine-residue succinyltransferase: MIDIKVPTVGESISEVTLLKWVKNSGDYVERDEVIAELESEKATFEVNAEQAGTLQQSAKEGDTLKIGDILATIDEKAAKPEKAAATNGTPAKEAKPEAKTAPAVQQPSQAPVTAVSNDIKATPVAAAMIADKKVDPKSVTPSGYSGKIVKNDVLQALSNPGKVTGGKPLFSREERREKMSQLRKTISRRLVESKNTTAMLTTFNEVDMSRIMEIRSKFKDKFKEIHGVNLGFMSFFAKACAIALQEWPAVGAYIDGDQLVYHDYVDISVAVSTPRGLTVPVIRNVESLSMADIEKKVVELAGKARDNKLTMEELTGGTFTITNGGVFGSLMSTPIINLPQSAILGMHKIQERPMAINGQVVIKPMMYLAVSYDHRIIDGRESVSFLVRVKELLENPELLLFGKDPVKTLLEL, translated from the coding sequence ATGATAGATATAAAAGTTCCGACAGTTGGAGAATCCATTAGCGAGGTTACTTTATTAAAATGGGTAAAGAACAGCGGAGATTATGTTGAACGTGATGAAGTGATAGCTGAGCTGGAAAGCGAAAAAGCCACTTTTGAAGTAAATGCCGAGCAGGCAGGCACCCTGCAACAATCAGCCAAAGAAGGTGACACCCTTAAAATTGGCGATATCCTGGCTACTATCGATGAAAAAGCAGCCAAACCGGAAAAAGCAGCGGCCACCAACGGAACACCGGCAAAAGAAGCAAAGCCGGAAGCAAAAACAGCACCTGCAGTACAACAACCTTCTCAGGCGCCTGTTACAGCAGTATCAAACGACATTAAAGCTACACCTGTTGCAGCTGCGATGATCGCCGATAAAAAAGTAGATCCCAAATCTGTTACTCCCAGCGGGTACAGCGGCAAGATCGTGAAGAACGATGTATTGCAAGCCTTATCAAACCCCGGCAAGGTAACTGGCGGCAAACCGCTGTTCAGCCGTGAGGAAAGAAGGGAAAAAATGAGCCAGCTGCGCAAAACCATCAGCCGCCGCCTGGTAGAATCAAAGAATACAACCGCGATGCTCACCACCTTTAACGAGGTTGATATGAGCCGCATCATGGAAATACGCAGCAAGTTCAAAGACAAGTTCAAGGAAATACACGGGGTTAACCTTGGCTTCATGAGCTTCTTTGCCAAAGCCTGCGCCATTGCTTTACAGGAGTGGCCTGCAGTAGGCGCCTACATCGATGGCGACCAACTGGTATATCATGATTATGTAGATATCTCTGTTGCTGTTTCTACTCCCCGTGGTTTAACCGTTCCGGTTATCCGCAACGTAGAAAGCCTCAGCATGGCCGACATTGAAAAGAAAGTGGTAGAACTGGCTGGTAAAGCAAGAGACAACAAATTAACCATGGAAGAACTCACTGGCGGAACCTTTACCATCACCAATGGTGGCGTATTTGGTTCGTTAATGAGTACACCTATCATCAACCTGCCTCAGAGCGCCATCCTGGGTATGCACAAAATTCAGGAGCGCCCCATGGCTATCAACGGACAGGTAGTAATTAAACCAATGATGTACCTGGCAGTTAGCTACGATCACCGCATCATCGATGGCCGTGAATCTGTAAGCTTCCTGGTACGTGTTAAAGAATTACTGGAGAACCCTGAGCTGTTGTTGTTTGGAAAAGATCCGGTTAAGACTTTATTGGAGCTGTAG
- a CDS encoding DUF7683 domain-containing protein, translated as MKNCKLIEVNRFIEINTMDTNEEVEAINIDHIPLEKLLEIFTPHEHGDPLLYDPYDIDEAQMNKLNTYLNEPVSFDNLKYDYTLAAFGTYEDTVTGKIIK; from the coding sequence ATGAAAAATTGTAAGTTAATTGAAGTTAACAGGTTCATTGAGATCAATACAATGGATACCAATGAAGAAGTGGAGGCTATTAATATAGATCATATTCCACTGGAAAAGCTTTTGGAAATATTTACGCCACATGAACATGGCGACCCCTTGTTATATGACCCCTATGATATTGATGAAGCGCAAATGAATAAGCTTAATACATACCTTAACGAGCCGGTTAGTTTTGATAATTTGAAATACGACTATACGCTGGCTGCTTTTGGTACTTATGAAGATACTGTTACGGGTAAGATTATAAAATGA